In Vibrio atlanticus, the following proteins share a genomic window:
- the fldB gene encoding flavodoxin FldB, translating to MKIGLFYGSTTCYTEMAAEKIRGIIGEDLVDIHNVKETPLSLMADYDLLLLGISTWDFGEIQEDWNELWEDIATTPMKGKVVALFGLGDQEGYGEWFLDAMGLLHDELKIAGAEFVGFWPNDDSYEFEASKALTEDQSQFVGLALDEDSQYELSDDRIASWVEQVLVEYSEKL from the coding sequence ATGAAAATTGGATTATTTTACGGCTCAACCACCTGCTACACAGAAATGGCAGCAGAGAAAATTCGCGGCATTATTGGTGAAGACCTAGTTGATATCCATAACGTGAAAGAAACCCCTCTTTCATTGATGGCGGACTACGATCTTTTACTGCTCGGTATCTCAACTTGGGACTTCGGTGAAATCCAAGAAGATTGGAATGAACTGTGGGAAGACATTGCAACCACGCCAATGAAAGGCAAGGTTGTAGCGCTGTTTGGTTTAGGTGACCAAGAAGGCTACGGCGAGTGGTTCTTAGATGCGATGGGTCTATTGCATGATGAGCTGAAAATCGCTGGCGCAGAGTTTGTCGGTTTCTGGCCAAACGATGACAGCTACGAGTTCGAAGCGTCTAAAGCTCTCACTGAAGACCAATCTCAATTCGTTGGTTTGGCGCTTGATGAAGATTCACAATACGAACTTAGCGACGACCGTATCGCTAGCTGGGTTGAACAAGTACTGGTTGAGTACAGCGAAAAGCTATAA
- the xerD gene encoding site-specific tyrosine recombinase XerD — protein MQSPQGQSADHGLVEQFLDAMWMERGLSENTLVSYRTDLSKLLTWMEKNNYRLDFISLSGLQDYQGWLADADFKQTSRARMLSAIRRLFQYLHREKVRADDPSALLISPKLPKRLPKDLSEEQVDSLLEAPDPNDPIELRDKAMLELLYATGLRVTELVSLTMENISLRQGVVRVIGKGGKERLVPMGENAVDWIETFIEQGRPQLLGDNSSDVVFPSKRAKQMTRQTFWYRIKHYSVIAGIDTDLLSPHVLRHAFATHLLNYGADLRVVQMLLGHSDLSTTQIYTHVATERLKQIHAQHHPRA, from the coding sequence ATGCAGTCGCCTCAAGGGCAGAGCGCAGACCACGGTCTAGTAGAACAGTTTTTAGATGCTATGTGGATGGAGCGAGGATTATCGGAGAATACGCTTGTCTCGTACCGTACCGACCTGTCTAAGCTTCTAACGTGGATGGAAAAGAACAATTACCGCCTCGATTTTATTAGTCTTTCAGGACTACAGGATTATCAAGGTTGGTTAGCCGATGCTGACTTTAAGCAGACTTCCCGTGCTCGTATGTTGTCGGCCATTCGTCGCTTGTTTCAATATCTACACCGCGAGAAAGTAAGAGCCGACGATCCTAGTGCGCTGTTGATCAGTCCAAAACTGCCGAAGCGCTTGCCAAAAGATTTGAGTGAAGAGCAAGTGGATTCGCTGCTTGAAGCGCCAGATCCAAACGATCCAATCGAGCTTCGCGATAAGGCGATGCTTGAGTTACTCTATGCAACTGGACTTCGTGTGACTGAGCTCGTTAGCCTGACCATGGAAAACATCAGCCTAAGGCAAGGTGTGGTGCGTGTGATCGGTAAGGGCGGTAAAGAACGCTTGGTGCCAATGGGCGAAAACGCCGTCGATTGGATAGAGACTTTTATTGAACAAGGTCGCCCACAATTACTCGGTGATAACAGCTCGGATGTGGTTTTTCCGAGTAAACGCGCGAAGCAAATGACTCGTCAAACGTTCTGGTATCGTATCAAGCATTATTCGGTTATCGCTGGTATCGACACGGATCTATTGTCACCACACGTATTGAGACATGCTTTTGCCACTCATTTACTGAACTATGGTGCCGATCTCAGGGTCGTACAGATGTTGCTTGGACATAGTGACTTATCGACCACCCAAATTTATACTCACGTGGCGACTGAAAGGCTGAAGCAAATTCACGCTCAGCATCACCCACGTGCTTAA
- a CDS encoding thioredoxin fold domain-containing protein translates to MSVLRRLPLLALPLMITACNASEAKVETTSTAVEAAPAQAIDTAALTKRFEKIGIKVDKIVPSDIDGLLEVQTNSGIIFSSPEGDHFLAGTLYSLDENGKFSDVLAERQAPLNAEKVAAMSDTVIEYKADNEKYVVTVFTDITCGYCVRLHSQMQGYNDLGITVRYMAYPRQGATGQVADQMAAIWASDDPKTAMHDAKVNRQMPASGKDLAEQKQTIAKQYQLGRELGINGTPAIVLASGELVSGYLPPAQLIQRLEQ, encoded by the coding sequence ATGAGCGTATTACGCCGTCTTCCTCTACTAGCGCTTCCTCTCATGATTACTGCATGTAATGCATCAGAAGCGAAAGTAGAAACAACATCAACAGCCGTAGAAGCTGCTCCAGCTCAAGCTATTGATACAGCTGCGTTAACTAAGCGTTTTGAAAAAATCGGTATTAAGGTCGATAAGATTGTTCCTTCGGATATCGATGGTCTTTTAGAAGTTCAAACCAACAGCGGCATTATCTTTTCTTCTCCAGAGGGCGATCACTTTCTAGCCGGTACACTTTACTCTTTGGATGAAAACGGTAAGTTCAGTGATGTTTTGGCTGAGCGTCAAGCTCCACTGAATGCTGAAAAAGTCGCAGCGATGTCGGATACGGTTATCGAATACAAAGCAGATAACGAAAAGTACGTTGTGACGGTATTTACTGACATTACGTGTGGCTACTGTGTTCGTCTGCACAGCCAAATGCAAGGCTACAACGATCTGGGTATCACCGTTCGTTACATGGCTTACCCACGCCAAGGTGCGACAGGACAAGTTGCCGATCAAATGGCGGCAATCTGGGCGTCTGACGATCCAAAAACAGCTATGCATGATGCTAAAGTCAATCGTCAAATGCCAGCGTCTGGTAAAGACCTAGCAGAGCAAAAGCAGACCATTGCCAAACAATACCAACTCGGTCGTGAGCTTGGCATCAATGGCACTCCGGCTATCGTGCTAGCAAGTGGTGAGTTGGTGAGTGGTTACTTACCTCCGGCGCAACTTATTCAGCGTTTAGAGCAGTAA
- the recJ gene encoding single-stranded-DNA-specific exonuclease RecJ, whose amino-acid sequence MIEIQRRPEVDTSVLPAHLPDLLKRIYVSRGIDSADQLETAAKGLHSYQKLGGIDAAVELLFKAIQQQKRIIIVGDFDADGATSSALSVLALRMLGSSNVDYLVPNRFEDGYGLSPEVVEQAIELGAEVIMTVDNGVSSIDGVRFAKEKGLDVLVTDHHLPGSELPIADAMVNPNLESCAFPSKALAGVGVAFYLMMALCVHMRKLGWFAQHGMTEPKLMELIDLVALGTVADVVPLDENNRILVHQGLQRIRAGKARPGIQALIEIAKRDAKRLVASDFGFALGPRINAAGRLDDMSFGVELLMSNNIHAARRMASELDGLNQTRKEIEEGMKQEAMAFCERLEFGKDDLPSGLALFQRDWHQGVIGILASRIKDKYHRPVIAFADGGEGSIKGSCRSIPGLHMRDALDRIDTQNPGLILKFGGHAMAAGLTIMEKDFERFSKMFDDVVRKELGETALKGIILSDGELLPEEFSMHTAETLRSGGPWGQAFPEPIFDGEFKVLHQKLVGEKHLKLMLEPLYKGHPTNVMIDGIAFNVDLRRWPDASVKTVHLAFKLDINEFRGNQSLQLMIDHIEAK is encoded by the coding sequence ATGATAGAGATCCAACGCCGTCCTGAGGTCGACACTTCAGTCTTACCTGCTCACTTACCTGACTTGTTAAAGCGCATTTATGTGAGTCGCGGAATCGACAGTGCTGACCAGCTAGAGACAGCTGCGAAAGGTTTGCACTCTTATCAAAAACTGGGCGGTATTGATGCTGCGGTTGAATTGTTGTTCAAAGCCATTCAGCAGCAAAAGCGCATCATCATTGTTGGTGACTTTGATGCCGATGGCGCGACAAGCTCCGCGTTGTCTGTGCTTGCTCTGCGAATGTTGGGCAGCTCTAATGTTGATTATCTGGTCCCCAATCGTTTTGAAGATGGTTATGGCTTGAGCCCTGAGGTTGTCGAACAGGCGATCGAACTTGGTGCTGAAGTGATCATGACAGTCGACAACGGTGTATCTTCAATTGACGGTGTTCGCTTTGCTAAAGAGAAAGGCCTTGATGTACTGGTTACTGATCATCACTTGCCTGGTTCTGAATTACCGATTGCAGATGCAATGGTCAATCCCAACCTAGAAAGCTGCGCATTTCCTTCAAAAGCGCTAGCCGGTGTGGGTGTCGCCTTTTACCTGATGATGGCATTGTGTGTTCATATGCGTAAGTTGGGCTGGTTTGCTCAACACGGAATGACAGAACCCAAGTTGATGGAACTGATTGATCTAGTGGCACTGGGTACTGTTGCGGATGTGGTACCACTTGATGAAAACAACCGAATCTTGGTACACCAAGGGCTACAACGCATTCGTGCGGGTAAAGCTCGTCCGGGTATTCAAGCCTTGATTGAAATTGCTAAGCGAGATGCTAAGCGTTTAGTTGCCTCCGATTTTGGTTTTGCGCTTGGTCCACGTATCAATGCGGCTGGCCGATTGGATGACATGTCCTTTGGTGTTGAGCTGCTAATGAGTAATAACATCCATGCCGCGCGTCGAATGGCCAGCGAGTTAGATGGCTTGAACCAAACACGTAAAGAGATCGAAGAGGGCATGAAACAAGAAGCGATGGCTTTTTGTGAGCGCCTTGAATTTGGTAAAGACGATTTGCCTTCTGGTTTGGCTCTGTTTCAACGTGATTGGCATCAAGGCGTAATTGGTATTCTAGCTTCGCGTATCAAAGACAAATATCACCGCCCAGTGATCGCATTTGCTGATGGTGGTGAAGGTAGCATTAAGGGTTCATGTCGTTCGATTCCAGGTTTGCACATGCGCGATGCGCTAGACAGAATCGACACTCAAAACCCTGGCCTGATCTTGAAGTTTGGTGGTCACGCAATGGCAGCCGGGTTAACCATTATGGAAAAAGACTTCGAGCGATTCAGCAAGATGTTTGATGACGTTGTGCGTAAAGAACTCGGTGAGACGGCACTTAAGGGCATTATCTTGTCTGATGGTGAGCTGCTACCTGAAGAGTTCTCAATGCATACCGCTGAAACATTGCGTTCAGGTGGTCCGTGGGGACAAGCTTTCCCTGAGCCCATCTTTGATGGTGAGTTTAAAGTTCTGCATCAAAAATTAGTGGGTGAAAAGCACCTAAAGTTAATGCTTGAGCCATTGTATAAAGGCCACCCGACCAATGTGATGATTGATGGTATTGCCTTTAATGTTGACCTACGTCGCTGGCCTGATGCCTCAGTGAAAACGGTACATCTTGCGTTTAAGCTTGATATTAACGAGTTTCGTGGCAATCAATCGTTGCAGTTGATGATTGATCATATCGAAGCGAAATAG
- the prfB gene encoding peptide chain release factor 2 (programmed frameshift), whose product MFEINPIKNRLQDVSERTNILRGYLDYDAKKERLEEVNAELEQPDVWNEPERAQALGKERSALEAVVETIDQLDQGVEDVDGLLELAVEEEDQETFDEIEPELAELEAKLEKLEFRRMFSGDHDASDCYIDLQSGSGGTEAQDWTSMMLRMYLRWADSKGFKTEVIEVSDGDVAGLKGATVRISGEYAYGWLRTETGVHRLVRKSPFDSSGRRHTSFASAFIYPEIDDNITIDINPSDLRIDVYRASGAGGQHVNTTESAVRITHVPTNTVVQCQNDRSQHKNKDQAMKQLRAKLFELEIQKQNAEKQASEETKSDIGWGSQIRSYVLDDSRIKDLRTGIENRNTQAVLDGDLDKFIEASLKSGL is encoded by the exons ATGTTTGAAATCAATCCTATAAAAAACCGTCTGCAGGATGTGTCTGAGCGCACAAATATCCTGAGGGGGTATCTT GACTATGACGCAAAGAAAGAGCGTCTAGAAGAAGTAAACGCAGAATTAGAACAACCGGATGTATGGAACGAACCTGAGCGTGCTCAAGCGCTAGGAAAAGAGCGTTCAGCATTGGAAGCGGTAGTAGAAACGATCGACCAACTTGACCAAGGTGTTGAGGATGTTGATGGCCTATTAGAGCTTGCGGTTGAAGAAGAAGATCAAGAAACGTTCGATGAAATTGAGCCAGAACTAGCTGAGCTTGAAGCTAAGTTAGAGAAATTGGAATTCCGTCGTATGTTCTCTGGTGATCACGACGCATCAGATTGCTACATCGATTTACAGTCAGGTTCGGGCGGTACAGAAGCTCAAGACTGGACTTCAATGATGTTGCGTATGTACTTGCGTTGGGCAGATTCGAAAGGCTTCAAGACTGAAGTTATCGAAGTGTCTGATGGCGATGTTGCTGGCCTTAAAGGCGCAACAGTACGTATCTCTGGTGAGTACGCTTACGGTTGGTTACGCACAGAGACTGGTGTTCACCGTCTAGTTCGTAAGTCACCATTTGATTCAAGTGGTCGTCGTCATACTTCATTTGCTTCTGCGTTTATCTATCCTGAGATTGATGACAACATTACGATCGACATTAATCCTTCTGACCTACGTATTGACGTATACCGTGCCTCTGGCGCTGGTGGTCAGCACGTAAACACCACGGAATCGGCGGTACGTATTACTCACGTTCCAACTAACACCGTGGTTCAGTGTCAGAATGACCGTTCGCAGCATAAGAACAAAGATCAAGCGATGAAGCAGCTACGTGCTAAGCTTTTTGAACTTGAGATTCAAAAGCAAAATGCTGAAAAACAAGCGAGCGAAGAAACGAAATCAGACATCGGTTGGGGCAGTCAGATCCGCTCTTACGTGCTGGATGATTCACGTATCAAAGATTTACGCACCGGCATCGAAAACCGTAATACTCAAGCGGTTCTTGACGGTGACTTAGACAAGTTTATTGAAGCTAGCCTGAAATCAGGTCTGTAA
- the lysS gene encoding lysine--tRNA ligase, with translation MTDAVQNENAQEASSPEENKLIAERRSKLDHIRQNCKANGHPNDFRREHLAGDLQAEFGEKTKEELEELNHIVAIAGRIMAKRGPFLAIQETSGRIQAYAAKDVQKVLKEKYQGLDIGDIIGVKGALHKSGKGDLYVNMEEFELLTKALRPLPEKFHGLTDQEMRYRQRYVDLIVNEDSRNTFIVRSKLVSSIRNFMSSKGYLEVETPMMHVIPGGATARPFITHHNALDIDMYLRVAPELYLKRLVVGGFDRVFEINRNFRNEGLSPRHNPEFTMMEFYQAYSDYKDLMDLTEEMLSTAAMDVLGSTSMPYGDETVEFGGTYARMSMFDAIKHYTPENANIQALTEDDLQNRELMVKIAEEVGLYVEKFWTCGQLLEEIFGETAEPQLIQPTFITGYPADISPLARRSDSNPFFTDRFEFFIGGREVANGFSELNDAQDQDERFKAQVNAKDAGDDEAMYYDADYITALEHGLPPTAGQGIGIDRLAMLFTNTHTIRDVILFPAMRPQA, from the coding sequence ATGACTGATGCTGTTCAAAACGAAAATGCACAAGAAGCTTCTTCACCTGAAGAGAACAAACTAATCGCTGAGCGCCGTAGCAAGCTGGATCATATCCGCCAAAACTGCAAAGCTAACGGTCACCCAAATGATTTCCGTCGTGAGCACCTAGCTGGCGATCTTCAAGCGGAATTCGGTGAGAAGACTAAGGAAGAGCTAGAAGAGCTTAACCACATCGTTGCGATCGCAGGTCGTATTATGGCGAAGCGTGGTCCATTTCTAGCGATTCAAGAAACTTCTGGTCGTATCCAAGCGTACGCAGCGAAAGACGTTCAAAAAGTACTGAAAGAGAAGTACCAAGGCCTAGATATCGGCGACATCATCGGTGTTAAAGGTGCGCTTCACAAGTCTGGTAAAGGCGACCTTTACGTGAACATGGAAGAGTTTGAATTGCTAACCAAAGCACTTCGTCCTCTGCCAGAGAAGTTCCACGGTCTAACTGACCAAGAAATGCGTTACCGTCAGCGTTACGTTGACCTAATCGTGAACGAAGACTCTCGTAACACATTCATCGTGCGTTCTAAGCTTGTGTCTTCAATCCGTAACTTCATGAGCTCAAAAGGCTACCTAGAAGTTGAAACGCCAATGATGCACGTGATCCCAGGCGGTGCAACAGCACGTCCATTCATCACTCATCACAACGCACTAGACATCGACATGTACCTACGTGTTGCACCTGAGCTTTACCTTAAGCGTCTAGTAGTTGGTGGTTTTGACCGTGTATTCGAGATCAACCGTAACTTCCGTAACGAAGGTCTTTCTCCACGTCACAACCCAGAATTCACAATGATGGAATTCTACCAAGCGTACTCTGACTACAAAGATCTAATGGATCTAACGGAAGAGATGCTAAGCACAGCGGCGATGGACGTTCTTGGTTCTACTTCTATGCCTTACGGTGACGAAACAGTTGAGTTCGGTGGCACTTACGCTCGCATGAGCATGTTCGATGCAATCAAACACTACACACCTGAAAATGCAAACATTCAAGCTCTGACTGAAGATGATCTTCAGAACAGAGAATTGATGGTTAAAATTGCAGAAGAAGTGGGTCTGTACGTTGAGAAGTTCTGGACATGTGGTCAGCTTCTTGAAGAGATCTTTGGTGAAACGGCTGAGCCTCAGTTAATTCAACCAACGTTCATCACGGGTTACCCAGCGGACATCTCTCCACTGGCTCGTCGTAGCGACAGCAACCCATTCTTCACAGACCGCTTTGAGTTCTTCATCGGTGGCCGTGAAGTAGCGAACGGTTTCTCTGAGCTTAACGATGCACAAGACCAAGACGAGCGTTTCAAAGCACAAGTTAACGCAAAAGACGCGGGTGATGACGAAGCTATGTACTACGATGCTGACTACATTACTGCACTAGAGCACGGCCTACCGCCAACAGCGGGTCAAGGTATTGGTATCGATCGTCTAGCGATGCTATTTACTAACACCCACACAATCCGTGACGTGATCTTGTTCCCGGCAATGCGCCCACAAGCGTAA
- the vpsR gene encoding cyclic-di-GMP-binding transcriptional regulator VpsR (Not actually a response regulator, but instead a cyclic-di-GMP-binding transcription factor.) has translation MGTQFKMDSLPGSLIVVGGAYEPWLSVLEQVGWQCTQCADLRKADALITDIGPCIGIVDLSHDEFSLNGIANLVSNNKQVRWLAFIRESQLSSDTICQFIVNFCIDFFTAPIPDAQLLSTIGHQLGMLKLEQKVWPNYGINNNMGLLGDSVAVKRLRDQVKRIGPTDVSILIYGESGTGKETIARSIHQNSSRAQKPFLTVNCRALSEMRIETEMFGISAPATAAPCMLEEADGGTLLLNDVLAMPRNQQLNLLRFLQEGKIETTKGAKSVDVRILAANSSDIEKALIEGDFNEELYHYINVLRIHVPSLKERVSDISVLANHFLREYSKEFNAQAKSFSDDAIRSMSRYHWPGNVRELMNQIKRVVLMSDAVIIEDHQLDLPKQNDERRSLKSIRERSERDALLIVLESYGGQVSLAAKELGVSRATMYRLLNKHGLISEGVV, from the coding sequence ATGGGAACTCAATTTAAGATGGATTCCTTACCAGGTTCTCTTATCGTCGTTGGTGGTGCGTACGAACCCTGGTTATCAGTGTTAGAACAAGTGGGTTGGCAATGTACCCAGTGTGCAGATTTACGAAAAGCCGATGCCTTAATTACTGATATTGGCCCCTGCATTGGCATTGTGGATCTTAGTCATGATGAGTTTAGCCTTAATGGTATCGCTAACCTCGTGAGCAACAACAAGCAAGTTCGATGGCTTGCTTTTATCCGTGAATCGCAATTGAGCTCAGATACAATCTGCCAATTTATCGTTAACTTCTGTATCGACTTTTTCACGGCACCAATCCCTGATGCTCAGCTATTGAGTACCATTGGTCATCAACTGGGTATGCTCAAACTTGAGCAGAAAGTATGGCCAAACTACGGTATTAACAACAATATGGGCCTACTCGGTGATTCTGTGGCGGTGAAACGCTTGAGAGACCAAGTCAAGCGAATTGGCCCCACAGATGTCAGTATTTTGATTTACGGTGAGAGTGGGACAGGAAAAGAGACAATTGCACGTTCCATTCATCAAAATTCATCGCGAGCTCAGAAACCATTTTTAACTGTGAATTGCCGTGCTCTATCTGAAATGAGGATAGAGACTGAGATGTTTGGTATTTCAGCCCCAGCAACGGCAGCGCCTTGTATGTTGGAAGAAGCCGATGGCGGAACCCTCTTACTCAACGATGTCCTAGCGATGCCTCGTAATCAACAATTGAACCTTTTACGCTTTTTACAAGAAGGGAAAATTGAAACCACGAAGGGAGCTAAGTCGGTTGATGTTCGCATTTTGGCTGCTAACTCTTCTGATATTGAAAAGGCATTGATCGAGGGCGACTTCAATGAAGAGCTTTATCATTACATCAATGTTCTGCGTATTCATGTTCCTAGCTTAAAAGAACGTGTGAGTGATATTTCAGTGCTAGCGAATCATTTTCTGCGTGAGTACTCAAAAGAGTTTAATGCGCAAGCGAAGAGCTTCTCAGACGATGCTATCCGCTCGATGAGTCGCTACCATTGGCCTGGCAACGTTCGTGAATTGATGAATCAGATTAAGCGTGTTGTGTTGATGTCTGATGCTGTCATCATTGAGGATCATCAACTGGATTTACCAAAACAGAATGATGAACGCCGCAGTCTGAAAAGTATACGTGAACGTTCAGAGCGAGATGCTTTACTCATTGTGTTGGAATCTTATGGTGGTCAAGTGTCTTTGGCCGCTAAGGAGCTTGGAGTTTCACGCGCAACTATGTACCGCTTACTCAATAAACATGGTCTTATATCTGAGGGCGTTGTTTAG
- a CDS encoding DUF6482 family protein: protein MQKHQLDMWLHGEHKDSYQTPKVYVIGCSDISEYLLAVEYKHKLEPVKQDGEPLHFGSLDQVKEELLRLGFEKAYLRLHNAYDEFGNEPNQSYCDIELALKPH, encoded by the coding sequence ATGCAGAAGCATCAATTAGACATGTGGTTACATGGAGAGCACAAAGACTCTTATCAGACACCGAAAGTGTACGTTATTGGTTGCTCTGATATCTCAGAATATTTACTGGCGGTGGAGTACAAACACAAGCTAGAACCGGTAAAGCAAGACGGCGAGCCGCTTCACTTTGGATCCTTGGATCAAGTGAAAGAGGAATTACTCCGGCTCGGCTTTGAAAAGGCCTACCTTCGCTTGCACAACGCGTATGATGAGTTTGGTAATGAACCCAACCAAAGCTACTGCGATATTGAACTGGCGCTCAAACCTCATTAG
- the mutH gene encoding DNA mismatch repair endonuclease MutH, whose protein sequence is MKPEPQTQQELLDRAYAIAGMTFKKLADEANMVVPNDLKRDKGWVGQLLEWHLGAPAGSKPEQDFAKLGIELKSIPIGYSGKPLETTFVCVAPLMGVQGITWETSHVRNKLSKVLWIPVEGEREIPLAERHVGSPLLWTPTQAEDEILKRDWEELMELIVLGNVEQITARHGEALHLRPKAANSRVLTEAYGASGKPIKTKPRGFYLRTQFTHRLLTTHYA, encoded by the coding sequence ATGAAACCAGAACCACAAACACAACAAGAGCTGTTAGACAGAGCATATGCTATTGCAGGAATGACCTTCAAAAAGCTCGCCGATGAAGCCAATATGGTTGTACCAAACGACCTAAAGCGAGATAAAGGCTGGGTTGGACAACTATTGGAATGGCACTTGGGTGCGCCAGCTGGCAGTAAACCAGAACAAGATTTTGCCAAGCTCGGGATCGAGCTAAAAAGTATCCCGATTGGTTATTCAGGGAAGCCACTCGAAACCACCTTTGTTTGTGTCGCGCCATTGATGGGCGTGCAAGGCATAACGTGGGAAACCAGTCACGTTCGAAACAAGCTGTCTAAAGTGTTGTGGATCCCGGTAGAGGGAGAAAGAGAGATCCCACTGGCAGAAAGGCATGTAGGATCCCCTTTATTGTGGACACCAACCCAAGCGGAAGACGAGATCTTAAAAAGGGATTGGGAAGAGCTCATGGAGCTGATCGTGTTAGGTAATGTTGAACAGATAACAGCAAGACACGGCGAAGCACTGCATTTGCGACCAAAAGCCGCCAACAGTCGAGTGTTAACAGAAGCTTACGGTGCAAGTGGAAAACCAATAAAGACCAAACCTCGTGGTTTCTATCTACGAACTCAATTCACCCACAGATTGCTGACAACCCATTACGCATAG
- the rppH gene encoding RNA pyrophosphohydrolase, which produces MIDGDGYRLNVGIVICNNHGQVFWAKRYGQHSWQFPQGGIDEGETPEQAMYRELYEEVGLTKKDVKIVATSRHWLRYKLPKRLVRWDSKPVCIGQKQKWFLLRLDCDESHINMQRGSTPEFDGWRWVSYWYPVRQVVSFKRDVYRRAMKEFASLAMPFKERKTKGKRKLRRG; this is translated from the coding sequence GTGATAGATGGCGATGGTTACCGATTAAATGTTGGTATTGTAATCTGTAACAACCATGGTCAGGTCTTCTGGGCTAAACGATACGGGCAACATTCATGGCAATTCCCTCAAGGGGGAATAGATGAAGGTGAAACTCCGGAACAGGCAATGTACCGCGAGTTGTATGAAGAGGTTGGCCTTACTAAAAAGGATGTAAAGATCGTCGCGACAAGTCGTCATTGGTTACGCTATAAGCTACCCAAACGACTGGTTCGGTGGGATTCTAAACCTGTCTGTATTGGACAAAAACAGAAGTGGTTTCTTTTACGCTTAGATTGCGATGAATCGCATATCAATATGCAGCGTGGAAGCACACCTGAGTTTGATGGTTGGCGTTGGGTGAGTTACTGGTACCCAGTTCGACAAGTTGTATCTTTCAAGCGAGATGTTTACCGTCGAGCGATGAAAGAATTCGCATCTTTAGCAATGCCGTTTAAAGAGCGAAAAACAAAAGGAAAGCGCAAATTGCGTAGAGGTTAA